A stretch of Planococcus citri chromosome 5, ihPlaCitr1.1, whole genome shotgun sequence DNA encodes these proteins:
- the Fdh gene encoding alcohol dehydrogenase class-3: METSGQVIKCRAAVAWNPKEPLSIEEIEVAPPKAGEVRIKIESTAICHTDAYTLGGFDSEGAFPCVLGHEGAGIVESVGESVTEFKAGDRVIPLYIPQCNDCKFCASSKTNLCSKIRVTQGRGVMPDGTTRFKCKGQELFHFMGCSTFSEYTVVSEISLCKINPKASFSRACLLGCGVSTGYGAALNTAKVEAGSKCAVFGLGAVGLSTALGCKAAGAKQIIGIDINEKKFEIGSKFGFTDYINPKNYKKPIQDVLIEMTDGGLDYTFECIGNVETMRAALEACHKGWGTSVIIGVAAAGKEISTRPFQLVTGRVWKGSAFGGWKSKDSVPKLVEEYLSDKIKLDDFVTAELPLEKINEGFELLHGGECIRTVINY, translated from the exons ATGGAAACTTCCGGTCAA GTGATAAAATGTCGAGCAGCTGTTGCGTGGAACCCTAAAGAACCTCTTTCGATCGAAGAAATCGAAGTTGCACCTCCTAAAGCTGGAGAAGTTCGTATTAAGATCGAATCCACAGCTATTTGCCATACCGATGCTTACACGTTGGGAGGATTTGATAGCGAAGGAGCTTTTCCTTGTGTTTTGGGTCACGAAGGCGCCGGAATAGTCGAAAGTGTCGGTGAATCTGTTACCGAGTTCAAAGCAG GTGATCGTGTTATACCGTTATACATTCCTCAATGTAACGACTGTAAATTTTGTGCTTCGTCGAAAACCAATCTCTGTAGTAAAATCCGAGTTACccag GGTCGCGGTGTTATGCCCGATGGAACGACTAGATTTAAGTGTAAAGGTCaagaattatttcatttcatggGCTGTTCTACATTCAGCGAGTACACCGTTGTATCAGAGATATCTTTGTGTAAA ATAAATCCTAAAGCTTCGTTTAGTCGAGCGTGTCTTTTAGGCTGTGGTGTTTCGACCGGTTATGGAGCTGCTTTAAATACAGCTAAAGTAGAAGCCGGATCGAAATGTGCTGTGTTTGGATTGGGTGCTGTAGGTTTGTCGACTGCGTTAGGATGTAAAGCTGCCGGAGCTAAGCAGATCATCGGTATTGATATTAATGAGAAGAAGTTCgaaatag GAAGTAAGTTCGGTTTCACTGATTACATCAATCCGAAGAACTACAAGAAACCGATTCAAGATGTATTGATAGAAATGACCGATGGAGGATTAGATTACACTTTCGAATGTATTGGAAACGTAGAAACGATG AGAGCAGCGTTGGAAGCTTGTCATAAAGGTTGGGGAACCAGCGTCATTATCGGCGTAGCTGCTGCTGGTAAGGAAATATCCACTAGACCTTTTCAGTTGGTTACCGGTCGTGTTTGGAAAGGATCTGCATTTGGAG gtTGGAAGAGTAAAGATAGCGTTCCGAAGCTAGTCGAAGAATATCTGAGTGATAAAATCAAACTAGATGATTTCGTTACTGCTGAATTACCTTTAGAGAAGATCAACGAAGGATTTGAACTTCTTCATGGAGGAGAATG CATACGAACTGTGATCAATTATTAA